In a single window of the Nicotiana tomentosiformis chromosome 10, ASM39032v3, whole genome shotgun sequence genome:
- the LOC104114464 gene encoding bZIP transcription factor 11-like, giving the protein MASSSGTSLGSGSYTFQNSGSEEDVRRLMDQRKRKRMISNRESARRSRMRKQKHLDDLMSQLAHHRKENNQILTTMNVTTQHYLNVEAENSILRAQVVELSNRFQSLTQIISFFIANNSGNTQIEYMADGFLMNDSWNYLYSNQPIITADILQY; this is encoded by the coding sequence ATGGCTTCATCAAGTGGGACATCATTAGGTTCAGGTTCATATACATTTCAGAACTCAGGCTCAGAAGAAGATGTTCGACGGTTAATGGATCAGAGGAAAAGGAAGAGGATGATATCGAACCGCGAATCGGCTCGAAGATCAAGAATGAGGAAACAAAAACATTTGGATGATCTTATGTCCCAATTAGCCCATCATAGGAAAGAAAATAACCAAATCTTGACCACTATGAATGTCACAACCCAACATTACCTCAATGTTGAAGCTGAAAACTCAATCTTGAGAGCTCAAGTGGTTGAACTTAGCAATAGATTTCAGTCCTTAACACAAATCATCAGTTTCTTCATTGCCAACAACAGTGGCAATACTCAAATTGAGTATATGGCTGATGGTTTTCTTATGAATGATTCTTGGAATTATCTCTACTCTAATCAGCCAATTATCACTGCAGACATCTTGCAATATTAA